The Nocardioides pantholopis genome window below encodes:
- a CDS encoding sulfite exporter TauE/SafE family protein: MTLVLAVAAGALIGLSLGALGGGGSILAVPVLVHLLGQSPAQATTGSLVVVGVTSLTGAVAAHRAGHVLLGRGVAFGAVAIGGAAVGARASAYVAPDLLLAAFAVLMLLVGGLMAGRLLRHRRGRRPQHAARPRLDDPILTFRPTFTCQCPRALQVLITATVVGLLTGFLGVGGGFLVVPALLLALALPLEYAAGTSLVVITITSAAALAVRAEAGAAPAWAPVLVLTAVSALAAVVGARLADRLDTDRLQAAFTVLVLGVAIYTAGRALPALL; encoded by the coding sequence ATGACGCTCGTCCTCGCCGTAGCGGCCGGCGCGCTGATCGGACTGTCCCTCGGCGCCCTCGGCGGTGGTGGCTCGATCCTCGCCGTGCCGGTGCTGGTCCACCTGCTCGGCCAGTCGCCGGCGCAGGCGACGACCGGCTCGCTGGTCGTCGTCGGCGTGACCTCCCTGACTGGCGCGGTCGCCGCCCACCGGGCCGGGCACGTGCTGCTCGGCCGGGGCGTCGCGTTCGGGGCCGTCGCGATCGGCGGCGCAGCGGTCGGGGCCCGCGCCTCGGCGTACGTCGCGCCGGACCTGCTGCTCGCGGCGTTCGCCGTCCTGATGCTCCTCGTGGGCGGCCTGATGGCCGGCCGGCTGCTGCGGCACCGCCGCGGCCGGAGGCCCCAGCACGCCGCGCGACCCCGGCTCGACGACCCGATCCTCACGTTCCGCCCGACCTTCACCTGCCAGTGCCCGCGGGCGCTCCAGGTGCTCATCACCGCCACCGTCGTCGGACTGCTGACCGGCTTCCTGGGCGTCGGCGGCGGCTTCCTCGTCGTCCCGGCGCTGCTGCTCGCTCTCGCCCTCCCGCTGGAGTACGCCGCCGGCACCTCGCTGGTGGTCATCACGATCACCAGCGCCGCCGCGCTCGCCGTCCGCGCCGAGGCCGGCGCAGCTCCCGCCTGGGCGCCGGTGCTCGTGCTGACAGCGGTCTCGGCGCTGGCCGCGGTGGTGGGGGCGCGCCTGGCCGACCGGCTCGACACCGACCGGCTGCAGGCGGCCTTCACGGTCCTCGTGCTCGGCGTCGCGATCTACACAGCTGGCCGAGCGCTGCCCGCGCTCCTCTGA
- a CDS encoding TetR/AcrR family transcriptional regulator yields MGTRESTRSRLLDATDELVFAGGDTTTPVDRILERAGVSPATLYRAYGSKEALVAAALDRRHREWLEVWDAAVARADTDRERLLALFDALEEFQGRATGARWCAFLGAAAGYADPPPALAEAVRQETETLRRRLLALAEPVAGPRAAALVDALALIYSGQLAMRLRPGSPGVPAGVARELAALVVEHPERLGA; encoded by the coding sequence GTGGGCACCCGTGAATCCACCCGAAGCCGGCTCCTCGACGCCACCGACGAGCTGGTCTTCGCCGGTGGCGACACCACCACACCGGTCGACCGGATCCTCGAGCGCGCCGGAGTCTCACCGGCGACGCTGTACCGGGCCTACGGCAGCAAGGAGGCGCTGGTCGCCGCGGCGCTCGACCGTCGCCACCGCGAGTGGCTGGAGGTCTGGGACGCGGCCGTGGCGCGCGCCGACACCGACCGGGAGCGGCTGCTCGCGCTCTTCGATGCGCTCGAGGAGTTCCAGGGACGGGCCACCGGCGCGCGGTGGTGCGCCTTCCTCGGCGCCGCCGCCGGGTACGCCGACCCGCCGCCGGCCCTGGCCGAGGCGGTCCGGCAGGAGACCGAGACCCTCCGGCGCCGGCTGCTGGCGCTCGCCGAGCCCGTGGCCGGACCCCGGGCGGCCGCGCTGGTCGATGCACTGGCGCTCATCTACTCCGGTCAGCTCGCCATGCGCCTGCGGCCGGGTTCGCCCGGCGTCCCCGCGGGCGTCGCCCGTGAGCTCGCCGCCCTGGTCGTGGAGCACCCGGAGCGGCTCGGGGCGTAG
- a CDS encoding MFS transporter translates to MKRSLSRLDRNVVLVVAGTCLIAGTYGLVRLAYGLFLPDIQASVSMSSAVAGYVSSGASAAYCVGALAGLAAPGRPRLLVVGAVATATLGSLGMASSEGLALFVPAAVLASAGAGFASPGLVAVVARNVAGPRGDRAQATVNAGTGPGLVAAGLLALLLPDWRVGFAISAAFTAAAGLCVLLLDRPGAEAPRGGPTPRSLRWLPALAQPVAGAFLLGAASATVWTYGRAHLISSGASDTGSILAWMALGVGGTVTVLTARALGALPAQRAWLLTTAAAAVATAGLLAPGPLAVVVLACGLFGWGFVAASSALIAWTAQLVPDRAASGTSVAFIALVLGQAAGSSAAGSLSDRVGLPTTFLLAALVTVLAAACGRRSRGLGAFAGGAAGTWLGSRRQSTPTPWRHPAMAEPTATYDEQGGAGEGGGRG, encoded by the coding sequence GTGAAACGCTCGTTATCGCGACTGGACCGCAACGTCGTGCTCGTGGTGGCCGGCACCTGCCTGATCGCCGGCACCTACGGCCTGGTGCGGCTGGCCTACGGCCTGTTCCTTCCCGACATCCAGGCCTCGGTGTCCATGAGCTCCGCGGTGGCGGGCTACGTCTCATCGGGCGCCTCGGCCGCGTACTGCGTCGGCGCGCTCGCCGGGCTGGCGGCGCCCGGCCGACCCCGCCTGCTCGTCGTCGGGGCGGTGGCGACCGCGACCCTCGGGTCCCTCGGGATGGCGAGCTCCGAGGGCCTGGCGCTCTTCGTGCCGGCCGCCGTCCTGGCCTCGGCGGGCGCCGGGTTCGCCTCGCCCGGCCTGGTGGCGGTCGTCGCACGCAACGTCGCCGGCCCCCGCGGCGATCGCGCTCAGGCGACGGTGAACGCCGGCACCGGCCCCGGACTCGTGGCCGCGGGACTGCTCGCGCTCCTCCTGCCCGACTGGCGAGTTGGGTTCGCGATCAGCGCGGCGTTCACCGCCGCGGCCGGCCTGTGCGTCCTGCTCCTCGACCGCCCCGGGGCCGAGGCGCCGCGAGGCGGTCCGACGCCGCGGAGCCTGCGCTGGCTGCCCGCCCTGGCTCAACCGGTCGCCGGGGCGTTCCTGCTCGGCGCGGCGTCGGCCACGGTGTGGACCTACGGGCGGGCCCACCTGATCTCGTCCGGGGCCAGCGACACCGGCTCCATCCTCGCCTGGATGGCCCTCGGCGTCGGCGGCACCGTGACCGTCCTGACGGCGCGGGCGCTCGGCGCGCTCCCGGCGCAGCGGGCCTGGCTGCTGACCACCGCCGCGGCCGCCGTCGCCACCGCGGGACTCCTCGCACCCGGGCCCCTCGCGGTCGTGGTCCTCGCCTGCGGCCTCTTCGGCTGGGGCTTCGTCGCGGCGAGCTCCGCGCTGATCGCGTGGACCGCTCAGCTGGTCCCGGACCGGGCGGCCTCGGGCACGTCGGTCGCGTTCATCGCCCTGGTCCTCGGCCAGGCCGCCGGGTCCTCGGCGGCGGGGAGCCTCTCCGATCGGGTCGGCCTGCCGACCACGTTCCTCCTCGCGGCGCTGGTCACGGTCCTCGCGGCCGCCTGCGGGCGGCGCTCTCGGGGGCTGGGCGCGTTCGCCGGTGGGGCGGCCGGGACGTGGCTAGGATCCCGGCGTCAGTCGACCCCGACGCCCTGGAGGCACCCCGCGATGGCCGAACCGACCGCAACGTACGACGAGCAGGGCGGCGCCGGCGAGGGCGGTGGGCGCGGATGA
- a CDS encoding metal-sensitive transcriptional regulator encodes MELEPTEIKAIITRMKRANGHLASVIRMMEEGSDCESVLTQLAAVNKALSRAGYAIVATGLQQCLATSDEGLDGVDVKKMEKLFLALA; translated from the coding sequence ATGGAGCTCGAGCCCACCGAGATCAAGGCGATCATCACCCGCATGAAGCGCGCGAACGGGCACCTGGCCAGCGTGATCCGGATGATGGAGGAGGGCTCGGACTGCGAGTCGGTGCTGACCCAGCTGGCCGCCGTGAACAAGGCGCTCTCCCGCGCCGGCTACGCCATCGTGGCCACCGGTCTGCAGCAGTGCCTGGCGACGAGCGACGAGGGCCTGGACGGCGTGGACGTGAAGAAGATGGAGAAGCTCTTCCTGGCGCTCGCCTAA
- a CDS encoding signal peptidase I produces MAGRAVAVRTLRTAADVLVWVLAVIGVLSLAVWGATTLGVIKPLIVVSGSMEPEIMTGDLVVATPVPIEEVEVGDVLSLHNDVSDRLVTHRVIEVAQHDDGSWHVRMQGDANDSPDAGEYVVTDDTVLAPRWQFAGVGKALTRLTDPSVAVPLLIGVAAILALSLMRRPDSVPAGRQQDVARDPHDEDAARDLVGASSSRAP; encoded by the coding sequence ATGGCGGGCCGCGCTGTGGCCGTGCGCACTCTGCGCACGGCTGCTGACGTCCTGGTCTGGGTCCTCGCGGTCATCGGGGTCCTCAGTCTGGCGGTGTGGGGCGCGACCACCCTGGGTGTGATCAAGCCGCTCATCGTCGTCTCCGGGTCCATGGAGCCGGAGATCATGACCGGCGACCTGGTGGTCGCGACGCCCGTCCCGATCGAGGAGGTCGAGGTCGGGGACGTGCTGTCCCTGCACAACGACGTCTCGGACCGGCTCGTCACGCACCGCGTCATCGAGGTGGCGCAGCACGACGACGGCTCGTGGCACGTCCGCATGCAGGGCGACGCCAACGACAGCCCGGACGCCGGTGAGTACGTCGTCACCGACGACACGGTGCTGGCCCCGCGCTGGCAGTTCGCAGGCGTGGGCAAGGCCCTGACGCGGCTGACGGACCCGAGCGTTGCCGTACCGCTCCTGATCGGGGTCGCAGCGATCCTCGCGCTGAGCCTGATGCGCCGCCCCGACTCCGTCCCGGCGGGCAGGCAGCAGGACGTGGCGCGCGACCCGCACGATGAGGACGCGGCCCGCGACCTGGTTGGAGCCTCGTCAAGTCGGGCCCCGTGA
- a CDS encoding MBL fold metallo-hydrolase gives MADRTLTVRTIETPSLGDRTYVVHDGDVAFVIDPQRDIDRVLEILEADGVRLRDVFETHIHNDYVTGGLALARATGATYHVNAADEVGFDRTPIEDGEVVDVGSRMAVRAIATPGHTFTHLSYALTDRAEPYAVFTGGSLLYGATGRPDLLGAEHADALARHQHASATLLAEELPDDTEVFPTHGFGSFCAASQSASTSSTIGREKLSNPVLTQDEETYVRDLLDGLGAWPAYYAHMGPANAAGPDAPDLSLVQEADAEELRRRIEAGEWVVDLRHRTAFAAGHAPGTLNFGLDGGFATYLGWLIDWGTPVTLLGESAEDVATAQRELARIGIDRPAAQATGGPRNWTSGELARFPTGTFAELAQVLHHRDVVVLDVRRADEHRDAALEGALNIPIHELPRRLAEVPAGEVWVHCASGYRAAVAASFLAAADRTLVAVDDAFENAAAVGLRLVRRADRAENGSQR, from the coding sequence ATGGCCGACCGCACCCTCACCGTGCGCACGATCGAGACCCCGTCGCTGGGCGACCGGACCTACGTGGTCCACGACGGCGACGTGGCGTTCGTGATCGATCCCCAGCGCGACATCGACCGCGTCCTGGAGATCCTCGAGGCCGACGGCGTCCGGCTGAGAGACGTCTTCGAGACGCACATCCACAACGACTACGTGACCGGCGGGCTCGCCCTGGCCCGGGCCACCGGCGCGACGTACCACGTCAACGCCGCGGACGAGGTCGGCTTCGACCGCACCCCGATCGAGGACGGCGAGGTCGTCGACGTCGGGTCCCGGATGGCGGTGCGAGCGATCGCCACGCCCGGGCACACCTTCACCCACCTCTCCTACGCGCTGACCGACCGCGCGGAGCCCTACGCGGTCTTCACCGGCGGCTCGCTGCTGTACGGCGCGACCGGGCGCCCCGACCTGCTCGGGGCCGAGCACGCCGACGCCCTGGCGCGCCACCAGCACGCCTCCGCCACCCTGCTCGCCGAGGAGCTCCCCGACGACACCGAGGTGTTCCCGACCCACGGGTTCGGGTCGTTCTGCGCGGCCAGCCAGTCCGCGTCGACCTCCTCGACCATCGGCCGGGAGAAGCTGTCGAACCCGGTGCTGACCCAGGACGAGGAGACCTACGTCCGCGACCTCCTCGATGGCCTGGGCGCCTGGCCGGCGTACTACGCGCACATGGGCCCGGCCAACGCCGCGGGGCCCGACGCACCCGACCTGTCGCTGGTCCAGGAGGCCGACGCCGAGGAGCTGCGCCGGCGGATCGAGGCGGGGGAGTGGGTCGTCGACCTGCGCCACCGCACCGCGTTCGCAGCCGGGCACGCGCCGGGCACTCTCAACTTCGGCCTCGACGGCGGCTTCGCGACCTACCTGGGCTGGCTCATCGACTGGGGTACGCCGGTGACGCTGCTCGGGGAGAGCGCCGAGGACGTCGCGACCGCGCAGCGGGAGCTGGCCCGGATCGGCATCGACCGGCCCGCCGCGCAGGCGACCGGCGGACCGCGGAACTGGACGAGCGGAGAGCTCGCCCGCTTCCCCACCGGCACCTTCGCCGAGCTGGCCCAGGTGCTCCACCACCGCGACGTGGTGGTCCTCGACGTCCGCCGCGCCGACGAGCATCGGGACGCCGCCCTCGAGGGGGCACTCAACATCCCGATCCACGAGCTGCCCCGGCGGTTGGCCGAGGTGCCGGCGGGCGAGGTGTGGGTGCACTGCGCCAGCGGCTACCGCGCCGCGGTCGCCGCGTCGTTCCTCGCCGCCGCGGACCGGACACTGGTCGCGGTCGACGACGCCTTCGAGAACGCCGCGGCGGTCGGCCTGCGCCTGGTCCGCCGCGCGGACCGAGCCGAGAACGGCTCGCAGCGCTGA
- a CDS encoding rhodanese-like domain-containing protein, which yields MREIDIDQLATKIDRAAVVDVREPAEYAEGHVPGAVNIPMGRLTDRLGELDRDRPVYVVCASGNRSSAMVDVLTAAGFDAVNVAGGTSAWVRSGRPVER from the coding sequence ATGAGAGAGATCGACATCGACCAGCTCGCCACAAAGATCGACCGGGCGGCCGTGGTCGACGTGCGGGAGCCCGCGGAGTACGCCGAGGGTCACGTCCCCGGCGCGGTGAACATCCCGATGGGCCGGCTGACCGACCGGCTGGGCGAGCTGGACCGGGACCGCCCGGTGTACGTCGTGTGCGCCTCGGGCAACCGCAGCAGCGCCATGGTCGACGTCCTGACCGCCGCCGGCTTCGACGCCGTCAACGTCGCCGGCGGCACCAGCGCCTGGGTCCGCTCCGGGCGCCCGGTCGAGAGGTGA
- a CDS encoding HNH endonuclease signature motif containing protein — MDHPIRVAARELGDVLKSVVDVNPAFMDTADKAAALVELAAVESRVAELRLRVCADAGDVAEAAGTRDVGVWAAAETRRRRGECACELRLALALADRPVLAAGVREGRVNLDQARAIAASLADLPSGVDEAVVDEAEAALVAYAATYGPIELRRLGRRILDLVAPEVAEAAEARKLAALEASAHERMRLRIHALGDGTTRISGLIPDASAARLATYLHAFTNPRRDNAPAPAEPVRAVPYGRKTAQAFCDLLEALDPARLPIHGGDATTLVVTISLTSLRERLGTATLGNPAPGESHDRITAAEARRLACTAQIVPAVLGGDSEVLDLGRGRRFFTRAQRRALALRDRECRAEGCQIPAAWCEAHHRDPWSTGGRTDLADGMLLCSHHHHRAHDDRYSTDRLANGDLRFHRRT, encoded by the coding sequence ATGGACCATCCGATCCGGGTCGCCGCCCGCGAGCTCGGCGATGTGCTGAAGTCGGTCGTGGACGTGAACCCAGCGTTCATGGACACCGCCGACAAGGCGGCAGCGTTGGTCGAGCTGGCCGCGGTCGAGTCGCGGGTGGCCGAGCTGCGGTTGCGGGTCTGTGCGGACGCGGGTGACGTGGCCGAGGCGGCGGGCACGCGCGATGTGGGGGTGTGGGCCGCGGCCGAGACCCGGCGGCGTCGGGGTGAGTGCGCCTGCGAGCTGCGGTTGGCGTTGGCGTTGGCGGACCGGCCGGTGCTCGCGGCCGGGGTCCGCGAGGGGCGGGTGAACCTGGACCAGGCACGGGCGATCGCGGCGTCCCTGGCCGACCTGCCGTCCGGGGTGGACGAGGCGGTGGTCGACGAGGCCGAGGCGGCGCTCGTGGCGTACGCCGCGACGTACGGCCCGATCGAGCTGCGCCGGCTGGGCCGGCGGATCCTGGACCTGGTGGCCCCCGAGGTCGCGGAGGCTGCGGAGGCCCGGAAGCTGGCCGCCCTGGAGGCGTCCGCACACGAGCGGATGCGGCTGCGGATCCACGCCCTGGGGGACGGCACGACGCGGATCAGCGGCCTGATCCCGGACGCCTCGGCGGCCCGGCTGGCCACCTACCTGCACGCGTTCACCAACCCCCGCCGCGACAACGCGCCGGCCCCGGCTGAGCCGGTGCGGGCAGTGCCGTACGGGCGGAAGACGGCGCAGGCGTTCTGCGACCTGCTCGAGGCCCTGGACCCGGCCCGGCTGCCGATCCACGGCGGCGATGCCACCACACTGGTGGTCACGATCTCGCTGACATCGCTGCGCGAGCGGCTCGGGACGGCGACGCTGGGGAACCCGGCGCCGGGTGAGTCCCATGACCGGATCACCGCGGCCGAGGCCCGCCGGCTGGCGTGCACCGCCCAGATCGTGCCCGCCGTGCTCGGCGGCGACAGCGAGGTCCTCGACCTGGGGCGGGGGCGCCGGTTCTTCACCCGGGCCCAGCGTCGCGCCCTCGCGCTGCGGGACCGGGAGTGCCGCGCAGAGGGCTGCCAGATCCCCGCCGCCTGGTGCGAGGCCCATCACCGCGATCCCTGGTCCACCGGCGGCCGCACCGACCTCGCCGACGGGATGCTGCTGTGCTCCCACCACCATCACCGGGCCCACGACGACCGGTACTCCACCGACCGGCTCGCCAACGGCGACCTCCGCTTCCACCGGCGGACATAA
- a CDS encoding MMPL family transporter: protein MSTTPTGPLGRLGVWVTDHAKLVTIVWLLAIVGLGAFAPQVEQKLSGAGWQANGSPSVQARELAREHFGGNASSAIQVVVRADEGPVTEGDGKEVLASVTRILEEEPRIADVIAPMPGATLSQDGSTGIVLAGAGADTNEMVRVATDLKGELQGLSTDTVEVNPTGSSLLWSDFNEANLDAMLKSELMSWPVTLAILVLAFGALVAAGLPLLLTLAGLVASAGSLVLINELVPVSIWAMNFAMMFALALGIDYALFLVVRYRAARAARHASSAVEERAERQRAIAQTMDTAGKAVLLSGLTVLISLSAVMIVPSPSFRSMAGGIMLSVVFVLAATLTLLPLVLFRLDDRINKLALPWARSGEHRSARFAAWGERLWKRPLVWGLASVVILLALAAPVLGLKTAMPSIKVLPEDASARIGYDQVQLAFGEGAPGTLQVVVDADEADTTRQTLGADSGIAAVMAPMPAADDSGLVLVQAVPTVDPSDPELAETVERLRADLPGSALLGGAPVENLDLKTQLDESTPVVVAVVLVLGFLLLLVALQAPLISLLGTLASLLSTAAAFGVARLIFQEGHGSSLLGFESQGFLDAWAPVFFFAMIFAIAMDYTVFLLASAKEHFERSGDPKDAMVGSLAHSGRVIFAAGAVMVAVFFTFALSGPIPPKEMGVVLGVAVLLDAFLVRLVLLPVLLRLTGKAAWYCPAWLRRLLPTITFAHD, encoded by the coding sequence ATGAGCACCACCCCCACGGGACCACTCGGCCGCCTCGGCGTCTGGGTCACCGATCACGCCAAGCTGGTCACGATCGTGTGGCTGCTGGCCATCGTCGGCCTCGGCGCCTTCGCCCCGCAGGTCGAGCAGAAGCTCTCCGGGGCCGGCTGGCAGGCCAACGGATCCCCGTCCGTGCAGGCCCGGGAGCTGGCCCGCGAGCACTTCGGCGGCAATGCGTCCTCCGCGATCCAGGTCGTCGTACGCGCCGACGAGGGTCCCGTCACCGAGGGTGACGGCAAGGAGGTGCTGGCGTCGGTCACGCGCATCCTCGAGGAGGAGCCGCGGATCGCCGACGTGATCGCACCGATGCCGGGCGCGACGCTGTCGCAGGACGGCTCCACGGGCATCGTGCTGGCTGGCGCCGGCGCCGACACCAACGAGATGGTCCGGGTCGCGACCGACCTCAAGGGCGAGCTCCAGGGGCTCTCGACCGACACGGTCGAGGTCAACCCGACCGGTTCCTCCCTGCTGTGGAGCGACTTCAACGAGGCCAACCTCGACGCCATGCTGAAGTCCGAGCTGATGTCCTGGCCGGTGACGCTGGCCATCCTGGTGCTCGCGTTCGGGGCCCTCGTCGCTGCGGGCCTGCCGCTGCTCCTCACCCTCGCTGGCCTCGTCGCCTCCGCGGGCTCCCTGGTCCTGATCAACGAGCTGGTGCCGGTCTCGATCTGGGCGATGAACTTCGCGATGATGTTCGCGCTGGCGCTCGGCATCGACTACGCCCTGTTCCTGGTCGTCCGCTACCGCGCTGCCCGGGCGGCGCGGCACGCGAGCTCCGCGGTCGAGGAGCGGGCGGAGCGCCAGCGGGCGATCGCGCAGACGATGGACACCGCTGGCAAGGCGGTGCTCTTGTCCGGCCTGACGGTGCTCATCTCCCTCTCGGCGGTGATGATCGTGCCGTCGCCGTCGTTCCGCTCGATGGCGGGCGGCATCATGCTCTCGGTCGTCTTCGTGCTGGCCGCGACCCTCACGCTGCTGCCGTTGGTCCTGTTCCGGCTCGACGACCGGATCAACAAGCTGGCCCTGCCGTGGGCGCGTTCGGGCGAGCACCGCTCCGCGCGGTTCGCGGCCTGGGGCGAGCGCCTGTGGAAGCGACCCCTGGTCTGGGGTCTCGCCTCGGTGGTGATCCTGCTCGCGCTCGCTGCGCCGGTCCTGGGACTCAAGACCGCCATGCCCTCGATCAAGGTGCTCCCCGAGGACGCCTCCGCCCGGATCGGCTACGACCAGGTCCAGCTGGCCTTCGGCGAGGGTGCCCCCGGGACGCTCCAAGTGGTCGTGGACGCCGACGAGGCGGACACGACCCGACAGACACTCGGAGCCGACTCCGGGATCGCCGCCGTGATGGCGCCGATGCCGGCTGCCGACGACAGCGGACTGGTGCTGGTCCAGGCCGTCCCGACCGTCGACCCCTCGGACCCGGAGCTCGCAGAGACGGTCGAGCGGCTGCGGGCCGACCTGCCCGGGTCCGCGCTCCTGGGCGGTGCGCCGGTGGAGAACCTCGATCTGAAGACCCAGCTCGACGAGTCGACCCCGGTGGTCGTCGCCGTCGTGCTCGTCCTGGGGTTCCTGCTGCTCCTGGTGGCACTGCAGGCGCCGCTGATCTCGCTGCTGGGCACGCTCGCGAGCCTGTTGTCGACCGCGGCGGCCTTCGGCGTCGCCCGGCTGATCTTCCAGGAGGGTCACGGCTCCAGCCTCCTCGGCTTCGAGTCGCAGGGGTTCCTGGACGCCTGGGCCCCGGTGTTCTTCTTCGCGATGATCTTCGCCATTGCGATGGACTACACGGTCTTCCTCCTGGCCTCGGCGAAGGAGCACTTCGAGCGGTCCGGGGACCCCAAGGACGCCATGGTCGGGTCGCTGGCCCACTCCGGGCGGGTGATCTTCGCCGCCGGTGCCGTCATGGTCGCCGTCTTCTTCACTTTCGCCCTGTCCGGTCCGATCCCGCCCAAGGAGATGGGAGTCGTCCTCGGGGTCGCGGTGCTACTGGACGCGTTCCTCGTGCGGTTGGTGCTGCTGCCCGTCCTCCTGCGACTCACCGGCAAGGCGGCGTGGTACTGCCCCGCCTGGCTGCGGAGGCTGCTCCCCACCATCACCTTCGCCCACGACTGA